Proteins encoded by one window of Sulfurospirillum barnesii SES-3:
- a CDS encoding PAS domain-containing protein, whose translation MPITQKGDAFTFDENFFIVSKTDLKGHITYANELFIKISGYSEKELLGAPHNIVRHADMPKAIFKLVWDKAQAGDEIFAYIKNRTKSGHYYWVHAYITPIFDTKTHAIIGYHSVRRAPNPKGIAAIEPLYQKMLQAEQTGGIQHSLSYLNTMLSDLKVSYAQFIFSHE comes from the coding sequence GTGCCTATCACACAAAAAGGCGATGCCTTTACTTTCGATGAGAACTTCTTTATTGTCTCGAAGACAGACCTAAAGGGTCATATTACCTACGCAAATGAGCTTTTTATCAAAATTTCTGGCTACAGTGAGAAGGAACTACTCGGAGCTCCACATAACATTGTGCGCCATGCGGACATGCCAAAAGCCATTTTTAAATTGGTTTGGGACAAAGCCCAAGCAGGCGATGAAATTTTTGCTTACATCAAAAATCGAACAAAATCAGGACACTATTATTGGGTTCATGCCTATATTACACCCATTTTTGATACGAAAACGCATGCCATTATTGGGTATCACTCGGTAAGACGTGCTCCCAATCCAAAAGGCATTGCTGCCATTGAGCCTCTTTATCAAAAAATGCTCCAAGCAGAACAAACAGGCGGGATACAACACTCTTTAAGCTATCTTAACACCATGCTATCTGATTTAAAGGTTTCTTATGCGCAATTCATCTTCTCCCATGAATAG
- a CDS encoding MATE family efflux transporter produces MDSTSLTHKPIPLLLRQLAIPSSLGMLFNTLYNIVDTYYAGLISTEALAALSASSFLFFFIIGMAYGGTSALTALIGHAYGKQHFFLASIIAKKGVALVVSMGIFLGFFGFCFASELLTWIGTEERYHALALHYIEVILLGTSFFFTNFALNSVLFATGDTKSYRNTLIFGFFANILLNPLFIYGWGFIPAMGIGGIAFATVLVQVMNAGYLLYKSLKTGLIGFTCKAHFYPDRRIYKTFFTQATPPGLNMLMMSFGSLIALHFVTLYGYQAVAGYGIGYRVEQLMLLPSLGISSAVLSLVSNNMGAGKFERVRQTLLYALAYGYTLSFIGMGILWVGGKWLVAQFDTNVEVVQYGTTYIYVMLFLFCAYVTHFSCVATLQGIKKPPMIFYIGFFRQILAPVITYTLIVNYFELSFMWMWVGLGCIVYSSALFLLYYTFKHLPQRPMAKA; encoded by the coding sequence ATGGATTCAACCTCACTTACCCATAAACCCATCCCCTTACTTTTACGTCAACTTGCCATTCCGTCAAGCCTTGGCATGCTTTTTAACACCCTGTATAACATTGTGGATACCTACTATGCAGGGCTTATCTCCACCGAAGCCCTTGCCGCACTCTCCGCTTCTTCGTTTCTCTTTTTTTTCATCATTGGAATGGCGTATGGTGGCACGAGTGCTTTAACGGCACTCATTGGACATGCGTACGGGAAACAGCACTTCTTTCTTGCAAGCATTATCGCTAAAAAAGGGGTTGCACTGGTGGTGAGCATGGGCATTTTTTTAGGGTTTTTTGGGTTTTGCTTTGCCTCGGAGCTGCTCACATGGATCGGTACGGAGGAGCGTTACCACGCATTAGCGCTTCATTACATTGAAGTCATTTTGTTGGGTACCTCTTTTTTCTTTACTAATTTTGCACTCAACAGTGTTTTGTTTGCCACAGGCGATACAAAAAGTTATCGCAACACCCTCATTTTTGGCTTTTTTGCCAATATTCTCTTAAACCCTCTTTTTATTTACGGTTGGGGATTTATTCCTGCAATGGGCATAGGTGGCATTGCCTTTGCCACGGTTTTAGTCCAAGTGATGAATGCTGGGTATCTGCTGTACAAAAGCCTCAAAACGGGGTTGATTGGATTTACATGTAAAGCTCATTTTTATCCCGATCGCCGCATTTATAAAACCTTTTTCACCCAAGCGACACCCCCAGGGCTCAATATGCTGATGATGTCCTTTGGCTCACTCATTGCGCTTCATTTTGTCACCTTGTATGGGTATCAAGCGGTGGCAGGTTATGGCATTGGGTATAGAGTGGAACAGTTGATGTTACTGCCCTCTCTTGGCATTAGCAGTGCAGTACTCAGTCTTGTCTCTAATAACATGGGTGCAGGCAAATTTGAGCGGGTACGTCAAACACTTTTGTACGCACTGGCGTATGGCTACACCCTCAGTTTCATTGGTATGGGCATTTTGTGGGTGGGTGGGAAATGGCTCGTTGCGCAGTTTGACACTAACGTAGAAGTGGTACAGTATGGCACAACCTATATTTATGTGATGCTTTTTCTTTTTTGCGCTTATGTAACCCACTTTTCATGTGTCGCAACGCTTCAAGGCATCAAGAAACCGCCTATGATTTTCTACATTGGATTCTTTCGCCAAATTTTAGCGCCTGTGATTACATACACGCTCATTGTAAACTACTTTGAGCTCTCCTTTATGTGGATGTGGGTCGGGCTTGGGTGCATTGTGTACAGCTCCGCTCTTTTCTTACTCTACTATACCTTTAAACACTTACCTCAGCGACCAATGGCTAAGGCATAA
- a CDS encoding 2Fe-2S iron-sulfur cluster-binding protein, with protein sequence MAHITVDGRLLEVKEGALLIEELLANKIHIPHFCYHPSLGKDGNCRMCMVEIEGQKRPQIACDTPIKHGMIVRTKGESIDRVKRSMLELELINHPIDCPICDQAGECSLQNYYMDVGLYESRLSTPKTHGQKRVDLGANVVLDQERCVLCTRCVRFTQKITKTHELGVLKRADHSVITTFPGTKLSSPYAMNVVDLCPVGALTSKDFRFHKRVWFLRSQEAICNHCARGCSLHVDHHCEKYKAEKIYRYRPRLNEKVNGYFMCDAGRLSYAKENEKTGFHPLIRGKVSEYEYAQSKLLRLLKRHLGKTLILLGGDLSIEEMARCVSLSKYYTLFLSAYDAERRDEHFGDDFLKCSDRSANARAFNILGIDTSLNFFEKALNEVELVIMIGREDSHAIAQRLKNQTSVIVSAYDVGACEGIDLVLPMASHMSRAGSYINIDGYVQHSACAIALHLEHQPLLTILATLLNDSIFTCKEVWEELLCQERAFEGMTFDTLHLTPKIAL encoded by the coding sequence ATGGCACATATTACAGTTGATGGAAGACTTTTAGAAGTTAAAGAGGGTGCGCTTCTTATCGAAGAATTACTCGCCAATAAAATTCACATTCCCCATTTTTGTTATCATCCCAGTCTAGGGAAAGATGGAAATTGCCGTATGTGTATGGTGGAAATTGAAGGGCAAAAACGTCCGCAAATTGCTTGCGATACACCGATTAAACATGGCATGATTGTTCGCACAAAGGGCGAAAGTATCGACCGTGTAAAGCGTTCGATGTTAGAGCTTGAACTTATCAATCATCCTATTGATTGTCCTATTTGTGACCAAGCAGGGGAGTGTTCGTTACAAAATTACTACATGGATGTGGGTTTGTATGAGAGTAGGCTTTCCACGCCTAAAACGCATGGGCAAAAGCGTGTTGATTTGGGAGCAAATGTTGTTTTAGACCAAGAGCGTTGTGTTTTATGCACACGCTGTGTTCGTTTTACCCAAAAAATTACCAAAACCCATGAACTGGGTGTTCTAAAAAGAGCAGACCATTCTGTGATTACCACCTTTCCTGGCACAAAACTCTCCAGCCCTTATGCGATGAATGTTGTGGATTTATGCCCTGTGGGAGCTTTGACCAGTAAAGATTTTCGCTTTCATAAGCGTGTTTGGTTTTTACGCTCGCAAGAGGCTATTTGTAACCATTGTGCAAGAGGTTGTTCTTTACATGTAGACCATCATTGTGAAAAATACAAGGCAGAAAAAATCTACCGCTATCGCCCTCGTTTGAATGAAAAAGTTAACGGTTATTTTATGTGTGATGCAGGACGGCTTAGCTATGCAAAAGAGAATGAAAAAACAGGGTTTCACCCCTTAATCCGAGGTAAAGTAAGTGAGTATGAATACGCTCAAAGTAAACTGCTTCGTCTTTTAAAGCGCCATTTGGGTAAAACGCTGATTCTCCTAGGCGGTGATTTAAGTATAGAAGAGATGGCACGCTGTGTTTCTCTCTCAAAATACTACACCCTTTTTTTAAGTGCGTATGATGCTGAACGCAGGGATGAGCATTTTGGGGATGATTTTTTAAAATGCTCAGATCGTTCTGCAAATGCAAGAGCCTTTAATATTTTAGGCATCGATACTTCTTTGAACTTTTTTGAAAAAGCTTTGAATGAAGTGGAGTTGGTCATCATGATAGGACGAGAAGACAGCCATGCGATTGCGCAAAGATTGAAAAACCAAACCAGTGTGATTGTCAGTGCGTACGATGTGGGTGCATGTGAGGGAATAGACCTTGTTTTACCAATGGCATCGCATATGAGCAGAGCTGGAAGTTATATCAACATCGATGGCTATGTGCAACACAGTGCCTGTGCGATTGCTTTGCATCTTGAACATCAACCCTTATTAACGATTTTAGCTACTTTATTAAACGATAGCATCTTTACATGTAAAGAGGTGTGGGAAGAACTTTTATGCCAAGAACGTGCTTTTGAAGGTATGACGTTTGATACGCTTCACCTGACACCAAAGATAGCATTATGA
- a CDS encoding methionine ABC transporter permease, translated as MQQAVTDFFEKSLLMKNVLIDALFETLTMSLISTFLATLIGFILAIVLIMTDKNGVSPNAYAYKFLDVSINMLRSFPFIILIIVLFPVTKFLVGKHTGTFAMIVPLTIGTAPFIARMIEGAFKEVDRSVVEAAQSFGANKFQIIFRVLLPEAFPSIISAITLSLIIIIGFSAMAGTVGGGGLGAVAMNYGYYRFDAIYIFWTVFILIVLVQIFQSFGDILYKIVKH; from the coding sequence ATGCAACAAGCGGTTACAGATTTTTTTGAAAAATCTTTACTCATGAAAAATGTGCTCATTGATGCGCTCTTTGAGACCCTTACAATGAGTCTTATCTCCACATTTTTAGCAACACTGATTGGATTTATACTTGCAATTGTACTGATTATGACAGATAAAAATGGCGTTTCTCCCAATGCATATGCTTATAAATTTTTAGATGTAAGTATCAATATGTTACGCTCTTTTCCGTTTATTATCCTCATCATCGTCTTGTTTCCTGTGACAAAATTTTTGGTGGGAAAGCATACGGGAACTTTTGCGATGATTGTGCCACTTACGATTGGAACAGCCCCATTTATCGCTCGCATGATTGAAGGTGCTTTTAAAGAGGTGGATCGAAGTGTTGTTGAAGCGGCACAATCATTTGGAGCGAATAAATTTCAAATTATTTTTAGGGTTCTTCTTCCCGAAGCATTTCCTAGCATTATTTCTGCCATTACGCTCTCGTTAATCATCATTATTGGTTTTTCAGCTATGGCTGGAACGGTTGGTGGTGGAGGACTAGGTGCGGTTGCCATGAACTATGGTTATTATAGGTTTGATGCTATTTACATTTTTTGGACCGTATTTATTTTGATTGTGTTAGTACAGATTTTTCAGAGTTTTGGTGATATTTTGTATAAAATTGTGAAGCATTAG
- a CDS encoding MetQ/NlpA family ABC transporter substrate-binding protein: MYKGLGVILVGALLVFSGCSSDKKGEEKAAVAKEDKSAKTIVVGATPVPHSEILEIVKPLLAKEGYTLEIKVFNDYVIPNKVTDSGEIDANFFQHTPYLVEFNKNQGTKLVSVGNIHIEPIGIYSKKIKSLLELKENDSVAIPNDPSNGGRALDVLASAGLIKLKDGELKTKLDIVENPKNLTFTELEAAQLPRVIEDFTLAVINTNYALPAGLNPSSDALALESANSPYANILVVKAGNENSDKTKALLKAVQSNEVKKFITEKYKGAIVPAF; the protein is encoded by the coding sequence ATGTATAAAGGTTTAGGAGTTATTTTAGTAGGTGCATTATTGGTGTTTAGTGGTTGTAGTAGCGATAAAAAAGGTGAAGAAAAAGCAGCCGTTGCAAAAGAAGATAAGAGTGCCAAAACAATTGTTGTAGGCGCTACTCCAGTACCACATTCTGAGATATTGGAAATCGTAAAACCTCTTTTAGCCAAAGAAGGGTACACGCTTGAGATTAAAGTATTTAATGATTATGTGATTCCAAACAAAGTAACAGACAGTGGCGAAATTGATGCAAACTTCTTTCAACACACACCTTATCTTGTTGAGTTTAATAAAAATCAAGGTACAAAGCTAGTCAGTGTTGGGAATATTCACATTGAGCCTATTGGTATTTATTCTAAAAAAATTAAATCGCTCTTAGAGTTAAAAGAGAATGATAGCGTTGCAATCCCGAATGACCCAAGTAATGGTGGTAGGGCCTTAGATGTTTTAGCCAGTGCAGGACTGATTAAGCTTAAAGATGGAGAACTTAAAACAAAACTCGACATCGTTGAAAATCCAAAAAATCTTACCTTTACAGAGCTTGAAGCAGCACAGCTTCCTCGTGTGATTGAAGACTTTACCCTTGCGGTTATTAACACAAACTACGCACTTCCAGCGGGTCTAAATCCTAGCAGCGATGCGCTTGCATTAGAGTCTGCTAATTCTCCGTATGCGAACATCCTTGTGGTCAAAGCGGGAAATGAGAATAGCGATAAGACAAAAGCACTCCTTAAAGCGGTTCAATCGAATGAAGTTAAAAAATTTATCACTGAGAAATACAAAGGCGCCATTGTTCCTGCCTTTTAA
- a CDS encoding methionine ABC transporter ATP-binding protein, which produces MIEIKHLSKSFNNHKVLDDISLHVNAGEIFAIVGHSGAGKSTLLRCINGLERFSDGTLSVLDKEVKTLNEQGLNELRSHIGMIFQNFSLLNQKNVYENIALPMRVWGYRKEEIQQRVDELLKLVGLESKKYVYPKELSGGQKQRVAIARALTLKPKILLSDEATSALDPNTTQSILELLQEINQNLGVTIIIVTHEMDVVKKVASRALLLEDGKVIGLGRIEDLFLRPDEKMMRFLGEDEELPSEGVNIRLFFPSEVSYQPIVTQMARELNVNFNIVWGKLEKLNNHVVGSLVINIDAQTSHRITDYLHEKTEVIWEVL; this is translated from the coding sequence GTGATAGAGATAAAACATCTCAGCAAATCTTTTAACAATCACAAAGTTTTAGACGACATCAGTTTACATGTAAATGCAGGAGAAATATTTGCCATTGTTGGTCACAGTGGGGCAGGTAAATCAACACTGCTTCGTTGTATTAACGGGCTGGAACGTTTTAGCGATGGTACACTTAGCGTTTTAGACAAAGAGGTAAAAACACTCAATGAACAGGGTCTGAATGAATTAAGAAGTCATATCGGGATGATTTTTCAAAACTTCTCATTACTTAATCAAAAAAATGTGTATGAAAATATCGCACTTCCAATGAGAGTTTGGGGATACCGTAAAGAGGAAATTCAACAAAGAGTTGATGAGCTTTTAAAACTTGTGGGGCTTGAGAGTAAAAAATATGTCTATCCTAAAGAGCTGAGTGGTGGACAAAAACAGCGTGTTGCTATCGCTAGAGCCTTAACCCTTAAGCCAAAAATTCTTCTGAGTGATGAAGCGACCTCTGCTCTTGATCCCAATACAACCCAATCCATTTTAGAGCTTCTTCAAGAGATTAATCAAAACTTAGGCGTTACCATCATTATTGTAACCCATGAAATGGATGTTGTCAAAAAAGTAGCATCCCGTGCTCTGCTTTTAGAAGATGGGAAAGTGATTGGATTGGGACGGATTGAAGATCTTTTTTTAAGACCTGATGAGAAAATGATGCGGTTTTTAGGAGAGGATGAAGAACTACCAAGCGAAGGTGTCAATATACGACTTTTCTTTCCAAGTGAGGTCTCTTATCAGCCTATTGTAACACAGATGGCACGAGAGCTTAATGTTAATTTTAATATCGTTTGGGGAAAACTTGAAAAGCTTAACAACCATGTGGTTGGTTCACTTGTCATCAATATCGATGCGCAAACCTCTCATAGAATAACAGATTATTTGCATGAAAAAACAGAAGTTATTTGGGAGGTACTCTAA
- a CDS encoding nitroreductase family protein — MLAYHTQTMHSYHSVRDKSHYMDWDHQPKQFKIYPETYMRIPLDKKNPEHRFLYLIGGLTAQKNYPGVSYALRTNPSAGALYPTEIYLQIRDRKGFINGIYHLSPQESALVLLHPLDEEEGVENCLHVKRVSGFIFLFSALYYRSSWKYRDRSFRYCLHDTGHMLGTLEASCTLSGKSYRILYDIEKKALNAHFGFGMEEFFFSSAIVGVEDKNLTCKALSMQLPYVDGTGTFESNERVEKAYEETCELCLKLQTAMPMFDLDKERLQHAIWKRRSIREFTQKSLLKEEFLEVMRFITQPIPSDCDVDVQLYAIINRVEGMWQGVWKEGVYVESGNFARKAGYLCLEQALGEQSGVTFFLVGNDEQNYQAMMQKVGIIGHRLYLISEYLGFGCSGIGAYYDEEVAAFLKSDGMILYALAIGR, encoded by the coding sequence ATGTTAGCGTACCATACCCAAACAATGCACAGCTATCACTCTGTACGGGATAAATCACATTATATGGATTGGGACCATCAGCCTAAACAGTTTAAGATTTATCCTGAAACCTATATGCGTATACCACTCGATAAAAAAAATCCTGAACACCGTTTTTTGTACCTGATTGGAGGCCTTACGGCTCAAAAAAACTATCCAGGTGTGAGCTATGCCCTGCGTACCAATCCCAGTGCTGGAGCCTTGTACCCGACTGAAATTTATCTGCAGATTCGAGACAGAAAAGGTTTTATAAATGGCATTTACCATCTAAGCCCGCAGGAATCTGCTCTGGTGTTGTTACATCCTTTGGATGAAGAAGAAGGGGTGGAAAACTGTTTACATGTAAAGAGGGTGAGTGGTTTTATTTTTCTCTTTTCAGCACTTTATTACCGTTCCTCATGGAAATACCGTGATCGCTCATTTCGTTACTGCTTGCACGATACAGGGCATATGCTAGGCACCTTAGAAGCTTCGTGTACACTGAGTGGCAAGTCTTATCGTATCCTTTATGACATAGAGAAAAAAGCGTTAAATGCACACTTTGGATTTGGTATGGAGGAGTTTTTTTTCTCATCTGCTATTGTAGGAGTCGAGGATAAAAACCTTACATGTAAAGCATTATCCATGCAATTACCCTACGTGGATGGTACGGGAACGTTTGAAAGCAATGAACGTGTGGAAAAAGCCTACGAGGAAACCTGCGAGCTTTGTCTAAAACTCCAAACAGCAATGCCCATGTTTGATTTGGATAAAGAGCGTTTACAACATGCCATTTGGAAACGCCGCTCCATTCGTGAGTTTACGCAAAAGTCGCTTTTGAAAGAGGAGTTTTTAGAGGTGATGCGTTTCATCACGCAGCCAATTCCCTCGGACTGTGATGTTGATGTTCAACTCTATGCGATCATCAACCGTGTGGAGGGAATGTGGCAAGGCGTTTGGAAGGAGGGCGTTTACGTGGAATCAGGCAATTTTGCACGCAAAGCGGGTTACCTCTGTTTGGAACAAGCCTTAGGAGAGCAGAGTGGTGTCACCTTCTTTTTGGTCGGGAATGATGAGCAAAACTACCAAGCAATGATGCAAAAAGTGGGCATTATAGGGCATCGACTTTATCTTATCAGCGAGTATCTGGGATTTGGATGCAGTGGCATAGGCGCTTATTACGACGAAGAGGTTGCAGCATTTTTAAAGAGTGATGGCATGATTCTTTATGCCTTAGCCATTGGTCGCTGA
- a CDS encoding CZB domain-containing protein, with protein sequence MNHAIFKSNAYSAVYVNDKETEFQDHKRCSFGEWYEKDGEKIFGNTQSFKTIYETHKNFHTCILEIINLIRSTSSNLLEEKERIIEAFHTVEKESKVLFVSLDTMIAEKSVG encoded by the coding sequence ATGAATCATGCTATTTTCAAATCCAATGCCTACAGTGCGGTTTATGTGAACGACAAAGAGACAGAGTTTCAAGACCATAAACGCTGTAGCTTTGGAGAGTGGTACGAAAAAGATGGTGAAAAAATCTTTGGAAACACGCAAAGCTTTAAAACTATTTATGAAACCCATAAAAATTTCCATACCTGCATTCTTGAGATTATCAACCTTATACGTTCAACCTCGTCGAACCTTTTGGAGGAAAAAGAGCGTATTATTGAGGCATTTCATACAGTTGAGAAAGAGAGTAAAGTACTTTTTGTCTCCTTAGATACAATGATTGCAGAAAAAAGCGTAGGCTGA
- the fusA gene encoding elongation factor G produces MARNTPISMVRNIGIAAHIDAGKTTTTERILFYTGMSHKIGEVHDGAATMDWMEQEKERGITITSAATTCTWKDHQINIIDTPGHVDFTIEVERSMRVLDGAVAVFCAVGGVQPQSETVWRQANRYQVPRMVYVNKMDRVGADFYNVEAQIKNRLKANPVPIQIPIGAEDTFKGVVDLVEMKALIWDDDAAMGSNYQVVEIPAELAEKAKEYREKMVEAVSETSDVLMEKYLGGEELSKEEIKAGIKAGCLAMTFIPMICGTSFKNKGVQPMLDAVVDYMPAPTEVHAIKGEYEDGRECVVDSTDEGEFAALAFKIMTDPFVGQLTFVRVYRGSLESGSYAYNTTKDKKERIGRLLKMHANKREEIKVLHSGEIGAVVGLKDTLTGDTLASEKDPVILERMVFPDPVISVAVEPKTKADQEKMGIALQKLAQEDPSFRVETDEESGQTIISGMGELHLEILVDRMLREFKVSAEVGQPQVAYRETIRASVNQEYKYAKQSGGRGQYGHVYLKIEPQDAGAGYEFINDIKGGAIPKEFIPAVDKGIKESLQAGVLAGYKVEDVKVTLYDGSYHDVDSSEMAFKLAASMGFKEGCRKAKPVILEPIMKVEVETPEDFMGDVIGDLNRRRGQINSMDDRSGNKIVNAFCPLAEMFGYSTDLRSQTQGRASYSMEFDHYDEVPRNVADEIIKKRNG; encoded by the coding sequence ACCACAACAACAGAAAGAATTCTTTTTTATACTGGAATGTCTCATAAAATTGGTGAAGTTCATGATGGTGCTGCAACCATGGATTGGATGGAACAAGAAAAAGAAAGAGGTATCACCATTACTTCTGCTGCAACTACATGTACATGGAAAGACCACCAAATTAATATTATCGACACTCCAGGTCACGTTGACTTCACGATTGAAGTTGAGCGTTCTATGCGTGTTCTTGATGGCGCTGTTGCAGTTTTTTGTGCGGTTGGTGGTGTCCAGCCTCAGTCTGAAACGGTATGGAGACAAGCGAATCGTTACCAAGTTCCACGAATGGTTTATGTCAATAAAATGGACCGTGTGGGTGCGGATTTCTATAACGTTGAAGCACAAATTAAAAATCGTCTTAAAGCAAATCCAGTGCCCATTCAAATTCCTATTGGTGCAGAAGATACCTTTAAAGGTGTTGTTGATCTTGTTGAGATGAAAGCACTGATTTGGGATGATGATGCTGCAATGGGCTCAAACTATCAAGTGGTTGAAATTCCTGCAGAATTGGCTGAGAAAGCAAAAGAATACCGTGAAAAAATGGTAGAAGCTGTTTCTGAAACCAGTGATGTATTAATGGAAAAATACCTAGGTGGCGAAGAATTAAGCAAAGAAGAGATTAAAGCAGGTATTAAAGCGGGATGTTTGGCAATGACATTTATCCCTATGATTTGTGGAACATCATTTAAAAACAAAGGCGTTCAACCAATGTTAGATGCCGTTGTTGATTATATGCCAGCTCCTACAGAAGTACACGCAATCAAAGGTGAGTATGAAGATGGACGTGAGTGTGTGGTTGATTCAACCGATGAGGGTGAATTTGCAGCGCTTGCATTTAAAATTATGACCGATCCATTTGTTGGTCAATTAACTTTCGTTCGTGTGTATCGTGGTTCATTGGAGAGCGGAAGTTATGCTTACAATACCACCAAAGATAAAAAAGAGAGAATCGGTCGTCTTCTTAAAATGCATGCAAACAAGCGTGAAGAGATTAAAGTGCTTCACTCTGGTGAAATCGGCGCGGTTGTAGGTCTTAAAGACACACTGACTGGCGATACCCTTGCAAGTGAAAAAGATCCTGTTATTTTAGAGAGAATGGTATTCCCAGATCCAGTTATCTCTGTTGCGGTTGAGCCTAAAACCAAAGCGGATCAAGAGAAAATGGGTATTGCACTTCAAAAACTCGCTCAAGAAGATCCAAGCTTTAGAGTTGAGACCGATGAAGAGAGTGGTCAAACGATCATCTCTGGTATGGGTGAGCTTCACTTAGAGATTCTTGTTGATCGTATGCTTCGTGAGTTTAAAGTAAGTGCGGAAGTAGGTCAACCACAAGTTGCTTACCGTGAGACAATCCGTGCTAGCGTTAACCAAGAGTACAAATACGCAAAACAATCAGGTGGTCGTGGTCAATACGGTCACGTTTACCTCAAAATCGAGCCTCAAGATGCAGGTGCTGGTTATGAGTTTATCAACGACATCAAAGGTGGAGCAATTCCAAAAGAGTTTATCCCTGCGGTTGATAAAGGTATTAAAGAATCACTTCAAGCGGGTGTTCTTGCTGGTTATAAAGTGGAAGACGTTAAAGTTACCCTTTATGATGGTAGTTACCATGATGTTGACTCCTCTGAGATGGCGTTTAAATTGGCTGCTTCTATGGGCTTTAAAGAGGGTTGTCGTAAAGCAAAACCTGTTATTCTTGAGCCAATCATGAAAGTAGAAGTTGAAACACCTGAGGACTTTATGGGTGATGTTATCGGCGATCTTAACCGTCGTCGTGGACAAATTAACTCTATGGATGATAGAAGCGGCAACAAAATTGTTAACGCATTCTGCCCATTGGCTGAGATGTTTGGTTACTCAACAGATCTTCGTTCTCAAACACAAGGAAGGGCTAGTTATTCTATGGAATTTGATCATTATGATGAAGTTCCTAGAAACGTTGCTGATGAAATTATCAAAAAACGTAACGGCTAA
- a CDS encoding OprD family outer membrane porin, which produces MKLAKLSLAAIVVAGLASHSFAADSLADAFKNGKVTGELRAWYFDRDTDVPAAAGGAWDRKKGDANIINMGVILNYVTDSFYGLKMGATFQSNYAPFADDEAKALFYNDMYGSGAVLSEMYVQYTIDKTTAKVGRQFINTPLIAGSGSRMIRQSFEGALITNTNLPDTTLAAGYISKWQNRTSPDTTAKKSDVGEFERFNDDGAYTLLAINKSIPGLTITGQWAQVVDVADVYYAELAYAGKMNDFRYGLAGQYLITDYDESGKDDGSFYGIKASFGIGAFNMYVAYAEVDDDNDASVSADVGGADPIYTANVIHSGEYKAGSKGYAIDANYEVVKGAKIGARYSDINMKAAKSDYDVIDLYANYTFDGPLKGFGVEVQYETKDKDASTGSSNELRFRANYKF; this is translated from the coding sequence ATGAAACTAGCTAAACTTAGCTTGGCGGCCATTGTAGTTGCAGGACTTGCTTCCCATTCATTCGCAGCAGATAGCTTAGCGGATGCATTTAAAAACGGTAAAGTAACGGGTGAATTAAGAGCGTGGTATTTTGACAGAGATACGGATGTACCTGCTGCTGCAGGTGGTGCTTGGGATAGAAAAAAAGGTGATGCTAATATTATCAATATGGGTGTTATTTTAAATTATGTGACTGATTCATTTTATGGTCTTAAAATGGGCGCAACGTTCCAATCCAATTATGCTCCCTTTGCTGATGATGAAGCTAAAGCATTGTTTTATAATGATATGTATGGCTCAGGTGCAGTCCTTTCTGAGATGTATGTTCAATACACCATTGATAAAACAACTGCAAAAGTGGGTCGCCAATTTATCAATACGCCACTTATCGCAGGCAGTGGTTCTCGTATGATACGCCAATCTTTTGAGGGTGCATTAATCACCAATACAAATCTTCCAGATACAACCTTAGCTGCAGGATATATCAGTAAATGGCAAAATAGAACATCCCCTGATACGACAGCTAAAAAATCAGATGTGGGTGAATTTGAAAGATTTAACGATGATGGTGCGTATACCTTACTTGCGATTAACAAATCGATTCCAGGCCTTACTATTACAGGTCAATGGGCACAAGTAGTTGATGTTGCGGATGTGTATTATGCAGAGCTTGCGTATGCGGGTAAGATGAATGATTTTCGTTATGGTCTAGCAGGTCAGTACCTTATTACAGATTATGATGAATCAGGCAAAGATGATGGTAGTTTTTATGGTATAAAAGCCAGCTTTGGAATCGGTGCGTTTAACATGTATGTGGCGTATGCTGAGGTGGATGATGACAACGATGCTAGCGTGAGTGCTGATGTGGGTGGAGCAGATCCAATTTACACCGCTAACGTGATTCACAGTGGTGAGTATAAAGCGGGAAGTAAAGGGTATGCGATTGATGCCAATTATGAAGTGGTTAAAGGCGCAAAAATTGGTGCACGCTACTCTGATATTAACATGAAAGCGGCTAAGAGCGATTATGATGTGATTGATCTTTATGCGAACTACACCTTTGATGGTCCACTTAAAGGGTTTGGTGTTGAAGTGCAATACGAAACCAAAGACAAAGATGCTTCAACAGGAAGCAGCAACGAATTACGTTTTAGAGCAAATTATAAGTTCTAA